A stretch of the Mesorhizobium sp. Pch-S genome encodes the following:
- a CDS encoding thioesterase family protein gives MSIPAPFISRVMDIEKDWIDYNGHLNMAYYNVLFDRCSDDAFELMGMGPNYARDRKLTIYTAEVHVCYVQELHLDHKVTATFQLLDHDEKRLRVYQEIRHVDGWLAATSESLSLHVDMAGPKVAPFPADVMARVEAMREAHAGLAMPERAGRSIGIRRKAG, from the coding sequence ATGTCCATCCCCGCCCCTTTCATCTCCCGTGTCATGGACATCGAGAAGGACTGGATCGACTACAATGGTCACCTCAACATGGCCTATTACAACGTGCTGTTCGACCGTTGCTCGGACGACGCTTTCGAACTGATGGGCATGGGACCGAATTATGCCCGCGACCGCAAGCTCACCATCTACACCGCCGAAGTTCACGTCTGCTATGTGCAGGAGCTGCATCTCGACCACAAGGTCACTGCCACCTTCCAGCTTCTCGATCACGATGAGAAGCGGCTGCGTGTTTACCAGGAAATCCGCCATGTCGACGGTTGGCTGGCGGCGACATCGGAATCGCTTTCCCTGCATGTCGACATGGCCGGGCCGAAGGTTGCCCCCTTCCCGGCGGATGTGATGGCCAGGGTCGAGGCGATGCGCGAAGCCCATGCCGGCCTGGCCATGCCGGAACGTGCCGGCCGTTCGATCGGCATCCGCCGCAAGGCCGGCTGA
- a CDS encoding FAD-linked oxidase C-terminal domain-containing protein yields MALSDLVPVERNEDGIAAVLGILKQQLGERFQTGQAIREQHAHTTTYIPTQAPDGVAFCETIEEVQSVVRTCVEHRVPVIAFGVGTSLEGHVNAPGGGISVDLSRMNRILAVNIEDLDCRVEPGVTREQLNQHLRDTGLFFPIDPGANATLGGMAATRASGTNAVRYGTMRENVLSLVAVMADGEIVKTGGRARKSSAGYDLTRLMVGSEGTLGIITELTLKLQGIPQAISGGVCPFPTLEAASQAVIQTIQMGIPVARIELVNALQMRAMKTYSRLDYPESPCLFVEFHGSDAGVAEQAETFGMIAEENGGGPFLWTAVAEERSKLWKARHDAYWASLTLRPGAKGLSTDVCVPISRLAECVAATEVDIAEMGLIAPIVGHAGDGNFHVLALMDPEDAGEVALVERFVARLNMRAIAMEGTCTGEHGVGQGKVGFLKAEHGHGLDVMRQIKRALDPDNIMNPGKILPA; encoded by the coding sequence ATGGCTCTGAGCGACCTCGTACCGGTCGAACGCAATGAGGACGGCATCGCTGCCGTGCTCGGCATCCTGAAACAGCAGCTCGGCGAGCGGTTTCAGACCGGGCAGGCGATTCGCGAGCAGCATGCTCACACCACCACCTACATCCCGACGCAGGCGCCGGATGGCGTTGCCTTCTGCGAGACGATCGAAGAGGTGCAGTCGGTTGTGCGCACCTGCGTGGAGCATCGCGTGCCGGTCATCGCCTTTGGTGTCGGCACCTCTCTGGAGGGTCACGTCAACGCGCCGGGTGGTGGCATTTCGGTCGATCTCTCGCGCATGAACCGGATCCTGGCAGTCAATATCGAGGATCTCGATTGCCGGGTGGAACCCGGCGTGACGCGCGAGCAGCTCAACCAGCATCTGCGCGATACCGGCCTGTTCTTTCCGATCGACCCCGGTGCCAACGCCACGCTCGGCGGCATGGCGGCGACGCGCGCATCAGGCACCAATGCCGTGCGCTACGGCACGATGCGCGAGAACGTGTTGTCGCTGGTCGCTGTCATGGCGGACGGCGAAATCGTCAAGACAGGCGGACGCGCCAGAAAAAGCTCGGCGGGATATGATCTCACCCGCCTCATGGTGGGCTCGGAAGGCACGCTCGGGATCATCACGGAACTGACGCTGAAACTGCAGGGCATCCCGCAGGCGATTTCGGGAGGCGTGTGTCCGTTCCCGACGCTGGAAGCTGCCTCGCAAGCGGTGATCCAGACCATCCAGATGGGTATTCCCGTCGCCCGCATCGAACTGGTCAATGCCTTGCAGATGCGGGCGATGAAGACCTATTCCAGGCTGGACTATCCCGAGAGCCCATGCCTGTTCGTGGAGTTTCATGGTAGTGATGCGGGGGTGGCCGAGCAGGCCGAGACCTTCGGCATGATCGCGGAAGAAAATGGCGGCGGACCCTTCCTGTGGACGGCGGTCGCCGAAGAGCGCAGCAAACTCTGGAAAGCCCGCCATGACGCCTATTGGGCGTCACTGACGCTGAGGCCCGGCGCCAAGGGGCTGTCGACGGATGTCTGCGTGCCGATCTCGCGGCTGGCCGAGTGCGTGGCCGCAACCGAGGTCGATATTGCCGAAATGGGCCTGATCGCGCCGATCGTCGGCCATGCCGGCGACGGCAACTTCCACGTGCTGGCACTTATGGATCCCGAGGACGCCGGAGAGGTGGCACTGGTCGAGCGGTTCGTAGCCCGCCTCAACATGCGCGCGATTGCCATGGAGGGTACCTGCACCGGCGAGCATGGCGTCGGCCAGGGCAAGGTCGGGTTCCTCAAGGCCGAGCATGGCCATGGTCTCGACGTGATGCGGCAGATCAAGCGCGCGCTCGATCCCGACAACATCATGAACCCCGGCAAGATACTGCCGGCCTAG
- a CDS encoding Ldh family oxidoreductase, with protein sequence MPATTTMPTVTLHERVEAIFKKAGLNDIQAGALARVIVAAERDACKSHGIYRIEGALRTIRAEKVVPDAVPELVQQDHSAIVRVNARRGFANPAFELGLPVLVERTRALGLAALVINDCTHFSALWPEVEALTGHGLAGLAMCPSYSTVAPAGGNKPLLGTNPMAFGWPRAGRSPYVFDFATSVAARGEIELHRRAGKRLPEGWAIDAEGQPTTDPDAALAGAMLPFGGHKGSAISTMIELLAGVMIGDLISPQVLDYLGSTTLAPPHGELVIAFSPEVFAKGRDGNPLERAEALFDAIAGQGARLPSQRRYAARARSEMDGITLTEAEMEQLDRLLALGLEAVA encoded by the coding sequence ATGCCTGCAACCACCACCATGCCGACCGTCACGCTTCATGAGCGCGTCGAGGCGATCTTCAAAAAGGCGGGGTTGAACGACATCCAGGCGGGAGCGCTTGCCCGCGTCATCGTCGCGGCGGAGCGGGACGCCTGCAAGTCGCATGGCATCTACCGGATCGAGGGCGCGCTGCGCACCATCAGGGCGGAGAAAGTGGTACCGGATGCCGTGCCGGAACTGGTACAGCAGGACCACTCCGCGATCGTGCGGGTGAACGCCCGGCGCGGCTTCGCCAATCCCGCTTTCGAACTTGGCTTGCCGGTCCTGGTGGAACGCACCCGGGCTCTGGGTCTGGCGGCGCTCGTCATCAACGATTGCACACATTTCTCCGCGCTCTGGCCGGAAGTGGAGGCTTTGACCGGACACGGCCTTGCCGGACTTGCCATGTGCCCGAGCTATTCGACCGTCGCGCCGGCTGGTGGCAACAAGCCGCTGCTCGGCACCAACCCGATGGCTTTCGGCTGGCCGCGCGCCGGCAGATCGCCCTATGTGTTCGACTTCGCTACCTCCGTCGCCGCCCGTGGTGAAATCGAGCTGCACCGCCGTGCCGGCAAGCGTTTGCCCGAAGGCTGGGCGATCGATGCCGAAGGCCAACCCACCACTGATCCCGACGCGGCGCTTGCCGGTGCGATGCTACCCTTCGGCGGCCACAAAGGCTCCGCCATCAGCACCATGATCGAACTGCTTGCCGGTGTCATGATCGGCGACCTGATCAGCCCTCAGGTGCTCGACTATCTTGGCAGCACCACCCTCGCCCCTCCGCATGGTGAACTCGTTATCGCCTTTTCTCCCGAGGTGTTTGCGAAAGGCCGCGATGGCAATCCCCTGGAACGCGCCGAAGCATTGTTCGATGCGATTGCCGGCCAGGGAGCCCGTCTGCCTTCGCAACGCCGCTACGCGGCCCGCGCCAGGTCGGAAATGGACGGCATCACGCTCACCGAGGCCGAAATGGAACAACTCGACAGGTTGCTCGCACTGGGACTTGAGGCCGTAGCCTGA
- a CDS encoding glyoxalase superfamily protein: protein MRTFLDAKAMAKAMREALATKNIQILHSEALEIVARQFGLETWNILSARIERGEGTTPAEKAPSGIVFEQAVPIVRIFDVAKAHEFYLGFLGFSVDWEHRYGDNFPLYTQVSRAGLRLHLSEHSGDASPGGNMVVYMSGAAAFQRELAAKDYRYMKPGLEKEDGRLEVEVIDPFGNRIRFMEIVGED from the coding sequence ATGCGTACATTCCTCGATGCCAAGGCGATGGCAAAAGCCATGCGCGAGGCGCTTGCCACCAAGAACATCCAAATTCTCCATTCCGAGGCGCTGGAGATTGTCGCGCGCCAGTTCGGGCTGGAAACCTGGAACATCCTGTCCGCACGGATCGAGCGCGGCGAGGGCACGACACCCGCTGAGAAAGCTCCCAGCGGCATCGTGTTCGAGCAGGCCGTGCCGATCGTGCGCATTTTCGACGTCGCCAAGGCGCACGAATTCTATCTCGGGTTCCTGGGCTTTAGCGTCGATTGGGAGCATCGCTACGGCGACAACTTCCCACTCTACACCCAGGTGTCGCGTGCAGGCCTCAGGCTGCATCTGTCCGAGCATTCGGGCGATGCCAGTCCGGGCGGCAACATGGTCGTCTATATGAGTGGTGCCGCGGCCTTCCAGCGTGAACTGGCGGCGAAGGATTATCGCTACATGAAGCCGGGGCTGGAGAAGGAGGACGGTCGGCTGGAGGTCGAGGTGATCGACCCGTTCGGCAACCGAATCCGCTTCATGGAGATCGTCGGGGAGGATTGA
- a CDS encoding DUF6151 family protein, with translation MSTMIGCTCGKVQLEVGSTPMMSVECCCDSCREAGARLKKLPGAKQVVDRNGATPFVFHRKDHVRILRGADHLKEFRLTPQAGTRRVVASCCNTPVFLEFKGGHWLSLYAGLWPEGTLPPLELRTMTADLPDASVLPNDVPNLKQQSLAFYWRLFRAWAAMGFRSPRIAVNGEINA, from the coding sequence ATGAGTACGATGATTGGCTGCACATGCGGCAAGGTTCAGCTGGAAGTCGGCTCAACGCCGATGATGAGCGTGGAATGCTGTTGCGACAGCTGCCGCGAGGCAGGGGCACGGCTGAAAAAGCTCCCCGGTGCCAAACAGGTCGTGGACAGGAATGGCGCGACCCCTTTCGTCTTTCACCGCAAGGATCATGTCCGGATCTTGCGTGGGGCGGATCATTTGAAGGAGTTTCGTCTTACGCCGCAGGCCGGAACCCGCCGGGTCGTGGCTTCCTGCTGCAACACGCCGGTCTTCCTCGAGTTCAAGGGCGGGCATTGGCTCAGCCTATACGCGGGATTGTGGCCCGAAGGTACGTTGCCGCCGCTCGAGCTGCGGACGATGACGGCGGACCTGCCGGACGCTTCGGTCCTGCCGAACGATGTCCCGAACCTGAAACAGCAATCGCTGGCATTCTATTGGCGCCTGTTCCGCGCGTGGGCGGCGATGGGCTTTCGCAGCCCGAGGATAGCGGTCAACGGAGAAATCAATGCCTGA
- a CDS encoding UvrD-helicase domain-containing protein codes for MAGDHDMPFFDEDDAPRFDAARASSSQAAPSGIVARAMAARQGHNNPPEYLKGLNPEQRQAVETTEGPVLVLAGAGTGKTRVLTTRIAHILATGRAFPSQILAVTFTNKAAREMKHRIGVLVGEAVEGMPWLGTFHSIGVKLLRRHAELAGLRSDFTILDTDDVTRLIKQLIQAEGLDDKRWAPRTFAQMVDTWKNKGLAPDEIPEGDARAFANGRGRELYRAYQERLTTLNACDFGDLLLHPIRIFRKHHDVLAEYHRKFKYILVDEYQDTNTAQYMWLRLLAQRPKQSSAGSTTEGREPDWATEPLRGPRGAPAPSGAEQRASENKVNICCVGDDDQSIYGWRGAEVDNILRFEKDFPGATVIRLERNYRSTAHILGAAAHLIAHNEGRLGKTLFTDRPDPEDPRVNVHAAWDSDEEARAVGEAIEAYQRGRHKLNDMAILVRASFQMRSFEDRFIEIGLNYRVIGGPRFYERQEIRDAMAFLRVVANDGDDLAFERIVNVPKRGLGDATIRQIHDTARALGVPMLEASARLAESDELKPKPRAALREVAANFTRWRSLIDSTPHTELAEMILEESGYTDMWKNDRSAEAPGRLENLKELIRSMEEYESLRAFLEHVALVMDAEQNEGLDAVSIMTLHSAKGLEFETVFLPGWEEGLFPHQRALDEGGRSGLEEERRLAYVGVTRAKKNLHIWFVSNRRIHGLWQSTIPSRFLDELPEAHVEVQEGSGSSYGGYGNPYGGGAFASGRGGFSAGRQNPYGASRFDSIGSPSGGRAARGDQGGSFSNSYATPGWQRAQQNRTEATDRNWGTRSGHQVERIGYGEVDSGYGAGRTSVKGRTIEGELVAKSVADAPSAFKVGDRVFHQKFGNGNIAAIDGNKLTIDFDRAGQKKVLDGFVTVV; via the coding sequence ATGGCCGGCGATCACGACATGCCCTTCTTCGACGAGGACGACGCTCCGCGTTTCGACGCCGCGCGTGCATCGTCCTCACAGGCAGCCCCGTCCGGCATCGTGGCTCGCGCCATGGCGGCGCGTCAGGGCCACAACAATCCACCTGAATATCTGAAGGGTCTCAATCCCGAACAGCGGCAGGCGGTGGAAACCACCGAAGGCCCGGTGCTGGTGCTGGCGGGCGCGGGCACCGGTAAGACGCGCGTGCTCACCACCCGCATCGCCCATATCCTGGCCACTGGCCGCGCCTTCCCCAGCCAGATCCTCGCCGTCACCTTCACCAACAAGGCGGCGCGCGAGATGAAGCACCGCATCGGCGTGCTTGTCGGCGAGGCGGTCGAGGGCATGCCATGGCTGGGCACCTTCCACTCCATCGGCGTCAAGCTGTTGCGCCGCCATGCCGAACTGGCCGGCCTGCGCTCCGATTTCACCATCCTCGACACCGACGACGTCACCCGCCTGATCAAGCAGTTGATCCAGGCCGAGGGGCTGGACGACAAGCGTTGGGCGCCGCGGACCTTCGCGCAGATGGTCGATACCTGGAAGAACAAGGGCCTTGCCCCCGACGAGATTCCGGAAGGGGATGCCCGCGCCTTCGCCAATGGCCGCGGCCGCGAACTCTACCGTGCCTACCAAGAACGGCTTACCACGCTGAACGCCTGCGATTTCGGCGACCTGCTGCTCCACCCCATCCGCATTTTCCGCAAGCATCACGACGTGCTGGCCGAATACCATCGCAAGTTCAAATACATACTCGTCGACGAATACCAGGACACCAACACCGCGCAATATATGTGGCTGCGGCTCCTGGCCCAGCGACCAAAACAATCCAGCGCAGGCTCCACGACCGAAGGTCGCGAGCCCGACTGGGCGACCGAGCCGTTGCGAGGCCCCCGCGGAGCGCCCGCGCCTTCAGGCGCGGAACAGCGCGCGAGCGAAAACAAGGTCAACATCTGCTGCGTCGGCGACGACGACCAGTCGATCTATGGCTGGCGCGGTGCGGAGGTGGACAACATCCTGCGCTTCGAGAAGGACTTTCCGGGCGCCACCGTCATCCGCCTGGAACGCAACTACCGCTCCACCGCCCATATCCTCGGCGCGGCTGCCCATCTCATCGCCCACAACGAGGGTCGCCTCGGCAAGACGCTGTTCACCGATCGCCCGGACCCGGAAGACCCCAGGGTCAACGTGCACGCCGCCTGGGATTCGGACGAGGAAGCGCGTGCCGTCGGCGAAGCCATCGAGGCCTATCAGCGCGGCCGTCACAAGCTGAACGACATGGCGATCCTCGTGCGCGCCTCCTTCCAGATGCGCTCCTTCGAGGACCGTTTCATCGAGATCGGGCTCAATTACCGGGTTATCGGCGGTCCGCGCTTCTACGAGCGCCAGGAAATCCGCGACGCCATGGCTTTCCTGCGCGTCGTTGCCAATGACGGTGACGATCTCGCTTTCGAGCGCATCGTCAATGTGCCGAAACGCGGGCTGGGCGACGCCACCATCCGCCAGATCCACGACACCGCCCGTGCGCTTGGCGTGCCGATGCTGGAAGCATCGGCCAGACTGGCCGAAAGTGACGAGCTGAAGCCCAAGCCGCGCGCGGCATTGCGGGAAGTTGCCGCCAACTTCACACGCTGGCGAAGCCTGATCGATTCCACGCCGCACACCGAACTCGCCGAGATGATCCTCGAGGAGAGCGGCTACACCGACATGTGGAAGAACGACCGCTCAGCCGAAGCGCCGGGGCGGCTGGAGAACCTCAAGGAGCTGATCCGCTCCATGGAGGAATATGAATCGCTGCGCGCCTTCCTCGAACATGTCGCGCTGGTGATGGACGCCGAGCAGAACGAGGGTCTCGACGCCGTTTCCATCATGACGCTGCATTCAGCCAAGGGCCTGGAATTCGAGACCGTTTTCCTGCCTGGCTGGGAGGAAGGTCTGTTCCCCCATCAGCGTGCGCTGGACGAAGGCGGCCGTTCGGGGCTGGAGGAAGAGCGGCGGCTGGCCTATGTCGGCGTCACCCGCGCCAAGAAGAACCTGCACATCTGGTTCGTCTCCAACCGCCGCATCCATGGGCTGTGGCAATCGACGATTCCCTCGCGGTTCCTTGATGAATTGCCGGAAGCGCATGTCGAGGTGCAGGAAGGCAGTGGCTCTAGTTACGGCGGCTATGGCAATCCTTATGGCGGCGGTGCCTTCGCTTCAGGCCGAGGCGGCTTTTCGGCCGGTCGCCAGAACCCGTACGGCGCCTCCCGCTTCGACAGCATCGGCTCGCCTTCGGGCGGCCGAGCGGCGCGCGGCGATCAGGGCGGCTCCTTCTCCAACAGCTACGCCACCCCAGGCTGGCAGCGCGCGCAACAGAACCGCACCGAAGCGACCGACCGCAACTGGGGCACGCGCAGCGGCCATCAGGTCGAACGCATCGGTTATGGCGAAGTCGATTCCGGCTATGGTGCCGGCCGTACCTCGGTGAAAGGCCGCACCATCGAAGGCGAACTGGTGGCAAAGTCAGTGGCCGACGCGCCGTCAGCCTTCAAGGTTGGCGACCGCGTCTTCCACCAGAAGTTCGGCAACGGCAACATCGCGGCGATCGACGGCAACAAGCTGACCATCGATTTCGACCGCGCCGGGCAAAAGAAAGTGCTGGACGGGTTCGTGACAGTGGTTTGA
- a CDS encoding dihydrodipicolinate synthase family protein gives MKARIFSGVIPALMTPCKADRSPDFDALVAKGKQLIADGMSAVVYCGSMGDWPLLTDAQRMEGVERLVRAGVPLIVGTGAINSASAVAHAAHAQKVGAQGLMVIPRVLSRGSSLTAQKAHFKAILSAAPDLPAVIYNSPYYGFATRADLFFALRAEHSNLVGFKEFGGHADLRYAAENITSRDDGVSLMIGVDTAVFHGFVNCGATGAITGIGNVLPKEVIHLCNLSQAAAAGDVDARQRAQELEQALGVLSSFDEGPDLVLYFKHMMVLKGDKEYTLHFNETDALSDSQRGYCEAQFKLFNSWYAAWSTLPGAVQAHKA, from the coding sequence ATGAAGGCGAGGATTTTCTCCGGCGTAATTCCGGCTTTGATGACACCGTGCAAAGCGGACCGCAGCCCCGATTTCGATGCCCTGGTCGCCAAGGGCAAGCAGCTGATCGCCGACGGCATGTCGGCTGTCGTCTATTGCGGTTCGATGGGCGACTGGCCGCTCTTGACCGACGCGCAGCGCATGGAAGGCGTCGAGCGCCTGGTCAGGGCGGGCGTGCCGCTGATCGTCGGAACCGGCGCCATCAACAGCGCCTCGGCCGTTGCCCATGCCGCGCACGCCCAGAAGGTCGGCGCACAGGGCCTGATGGTGATCCCGCGCGTCTTGTCGCGTGGGTCGTCGCTGACGGCCCAGAAGGCTCATTTCAAGGCGATCCTGTCAGCAGCACCTGACCTGCCCGCGGTGATCTACAACAGCCCCTATTATGGTTTCGCTACCCGTGCCGACCTGTTCTTCGCGCTGCGGGCCGAGCACTCCAACCTCGTCGGCTTCAAGGAGTTCGGCGGCCATGCCGACCTGCGTTACGCAGCCGAGAACATCACCAGCCGCGATGATGGCGTGTCGCTGATGATCGGTGTCGATACCGCAGTCTTCCATGGCTTCGTCAACTGTGGCGCGACCGGCGCCATCACTGGCATCGGCAATGTGCTGCCGAAGGAAGTGATCCATCTCTGCAATCTGTCCCAGGCTGCAGCGGCGGGCGACGTCGATGCGCGTCAGCGCGCGCAGGAACTGGAGCAGGCACTTGGCGTCCTCTCCTCCTTCGACGAAGGCCCGGACCTTGTTCTCTATTTCAAGCACATGATGGTGCTGAAGGGCGACAAGGAATACACGCTGCACTTCAACGAGACCGATGCGCTGAGCGACAGCCAGCGTGGTTATTGCGAGGCGCAGTTCAAGCTGTTCAACAGCTGGTATGCGGCGTGGAGCACGCTGCCTGGCGCCGTGCAGGCACACAAGGCCTGA
- a CDS encoding transporter substrate-binding domain-containing protein: MKISVLAFGLMAATALGGQAYADKLDDIIASGTLRCAVVLDFPPMGARDASNNPIGFDVDYCNDLAKALGVTAEIVETPFPERIPALMSGRVDVGVASTSDTLERAKTVGMTIPYFAFEMAVTANDKSGIKSFEDMKGKTVGATAGTFEAIALEKSVKEWGAGEFRPYQTQADVFLALSQGQIDATVSTSTVAQANVKTGKFPGISVVGKAPYDIDYVALFTNREEYGLINYLNLFINQQVRTGRYAELYKKWVGGDLPSLSVNGVYR, translated from the coding sequence ATGAAGATCTCGGTCCTCGCCTTCGGGCTCATGGCCGCAACCGCGCTGGGCGGTCAGGCATACGCCGACAAGCTCGACGACATCATCGCTTCCGGCACTTTGCGCTGCGCCGTTGTGCTCGACTTCCCGCCCATGGGAGCGCGCGATGCGAGCAACAATCCGATCGGCTTCGACGTCGACTACTGCAACGATCTCGCCAAGGCGCTCGGTGTGACGGCCGAGATCGTGGAGACGCCTTTCCCGGAGCGCATTCCGGCTCTGATGTCCGGCCGCGTCGACGTCGGCGTCGCTTCGACCTCCGACACGCTCGAGCGCGCCAAGACCGTGGGCATGACCATTCCTTATTTCGCCTTCGAAATGGCCGTCACCGCCAATGACAAGTCAGGGATCAAATCGTTCGAAGACATGAAGGGCAAGACGGTCGGTGCCACTGCCGGTACGTTCGAAGCGATCGCGCTCGAGAAGTCGGTCAAGGAATGGGGCGCCGGCGAATTCCGCCCCTACCAGACCCAGGCCGATGTTTTCCTGGCACTGAGCCAGGGCCAGATCGACGCAACGGTCTCCACTTCCACGGTTGCGCAGGCCAACGTGAAGACGGGCAAGTTCCCGGGCATTTCGGTGGTCGGCAAGGCGCCTTATGACATCGACTATGTCGCGCTTTTCACCAATCGCGAGGAATACGGCCTGATCAACTACCTGAACCTGTTCATCAACCAGCAGGTCCGTACCGGCCGTTATGCTGAGCTGTACAAGAAGTGGGTTGGCGGCGATCTGCCGTCGCTGTCGGTGAACGGCGTCTACCGCTGA
- a CDS encoding aldehyde dehydrogenase (NADP(+)), giving the protein MAFTPKGKHLVAGAWLDGAGTFESAPAHGPAHAFAVGTVDLVNRACEAAEDAFWSYANSSRAARAAFLRAIADEIEARAEAITEIGSQETGLPEARLQGERGRTTGQLRLFADHIEKGDYLDRRIDPAMPERQPAPRPEIRLIQRPVGPVAVFGASNFPLAFSTAGGDTAAALAAGCPVVVKGHSAHPGTGEIIALAIEAAIAKTGVHPGVFSLIQGGNRQVGEALVQHPLIKAVGFTGSLAGGRALFNLCAARPEPIPFFGELGSVNPMLLLPEALKARAEALGQGWAGSLTLGAGQFCTNPGIAVVVDGADADRFIGATTEALGKVGAQTMLTDGIAKAYRDGQARFAQRNSVKPLLVTEPSGRAATPNLFETTGAQFLSDHALGEEVFGPLGLVVKVGSLDEMQTIARGFEGQLTTTIHMDEGDTEAARRLMPVLERKAGRVLVNGFPTGVEVVDAQVHGGPYPASTNFGATSVGTLSIRRFLRPVAYQNVPEALLPESFAG; this is encoded by the coding sequence ATGGCCTTCACTCCAAAGGGAAAACACCTCGTTGCTGGCGCATGGCTCGACGGTGCGGGCACCTTTGAAAGTGCTCCGGCGCATGGCCCTGCGCACGCCTTTGCCGTCGGGACGGTGGATCTGGTCAACCGCGCCTGTGAAGCGGCAGAGGATGCCTTCTGGAGCTACGCCAATTCGTCGCGCGCAGCGCGGGCTGCCTTTCTGCGCGCCATTGCGGACGAGATCGAGGCACGCGCCGAGGCGATTACTGAAATCGGCAGCCAGGAGACCGGCTTGCCTGAAGCGCGGCTTCAAGGGGAGCGTGGCCGCACGACGGGGCAGCTTCGGCTGTTCGCCGACCATATCGAAAAGGGTGACTATCTCGATCGTCGCATCGATCCGGCCATGCCGGAACGCCAGCCTGCACCCCGACCGGAGATCAGGTTGATCCAGCGTCCGGTCGGGCCGGTCGCCGTCTTCGGCGCCTCCAACTTCCCGCTGGCCTTTTCAACAGCAGGCGGTGACACGGCAGCTGCCCTGGCGGCAGGCTGCCCGGTCGTGGTGAAGGGCCATTCGGCGCATCCCGGCACTGGGGAGATCATCGCCCTGGCCATCGAAGCAGCGATCGCCAAGACCGGGGTGCATCCTGGGGTCTTTTCGTTGATACAGGGCGGCAACCGTCAGGTCGGCGAGGCGCTTGTGCAGCATCCGCTGATCAAGGCCGTGGGCTTCACCGGCTCGCTTGCCGGGGGGCGGGCGCTCTTCAACCTTTGCGCGGCCCGTCCGGAGCCGATCCCGTTTTTCGGCGAACTCGGCTCGGTCAACCCGATGCTGTTGCTGCCGGAGGCGCTGAAGGCGCGCGCCGAGGCGCTGGGGCAGGGCTGGGCCGGCTCGCTGACGCTGGGAGCCGGGCAGTTCTGCACCAATCCCGGCATTGCCGTCGTGGTCGATGGCGCCGATGCCGATCGTTTCATCGGGGCCACGACCGAGGCGCTTGGCAAGGTTGGTGCGCAGACCATGCTGACGGACGGCATCGCAAAGGCCTATCGCGACGGGCAGGCGCGCTTTGCCCAGCGCAATTCGGTCAAACCTTTGCTCGTGACGGAGCCTTCGGGCCGCGCCGCCACTCCCAATCTGTTTGAGACGACCGGGGCGCAGTTCCTGTCCGATCATGCGCTGGGCGAAGAGGTTTTCGGCCCGCTCGGCCTGGTGGTGAAGGTCGGGTCGCTGGACGAGATGCAGACAATCGCCCGCGGGTTCGAAGGGCAGCTGACCACGACCATCCACATGGATGAAGGAGACACCGAGGCCGCGCGCCGCCTGATGCCTGTCCTCGAACGCAAGGCGGGGCGCGTTCTGGTCAACGGCTTTCCGACCGGCGTCGAGGTGGTCGATGCCCAGGTGCATGGCGGACCTTACCCGGCCTCGACCAATTTCGGTGCGACCAGCGTCGGCACCTTGTCTATCCGCCGCTTCCTGCGTCCGGTTGCCTATCAGAATGTCCCGGAAGCTCTGTTGCCCGAGAGTTTCGCCGGTTGA
- a CDS encoding GntR family transcriptional regulator produces the protein MTAADKTSHPERKRGSGVKVVYDLLRDEILDLVLPPGSPIDEVQLAERFKMSRTPIREALVRLAGEGLIDTLPNRSTMVSNIDFLNMHTYFDALVLMYRITTRLAAEHHRPEDLRVIRAHQAEFAKAVEEQDALAMIATNADLHSAIAEAGRNPYFTSLFGRLLNEGRRLLRLYYQSYDDQLPQRFVDEHEDMIAVIAARDVEAADRLAKVHAEQIVDQIQKLFTRGGHLNVAL, from the coding sequence ATGACCGCTGCCGACAAGACTTCCCACCCAGAACGCAAGCGTGGCTCCGGTGTGAAGGTCGTCTACGACCTTCTGCGTGACGAAATCCTTGACCTTGTGTTGCCGCCGGGCAGCCCGATCGATGAGGTGCAGCTGGCCGAGCGGTTCAAGATGTCGCGTACGCCCATTCGCGAGGCCTTGGTGCGACTGGCCGGCGAAGGACTGATCGACACATTGCCCAACCGGTCGACCATGGTGTCGAACATCGATTTCCTGAACATGCATACGTATTTCGATGCATTGGTGCTGATGTATCGCATCACCACACGCCTTGCCGCGGAACATCATCGTCCGGAGGACTTGAGGGTGATCCGAGCACATCAGGCGGAGTTCGCGAAGGCCGTCGAGGAACAGGATGCGCTGGCGATGATCGCCACCAATGCCGACCTGCATTCGGCGATCGCGGAAGCCGGTCGCAACCCGTACTTCACCAGTCTCTTCGGCCGGCTGCTCAATGAGGGGCGGCGGTTGCTGCGTCTTTATTACCAGTCCTATGACGATCAGTTGCCACAGCGTTTTGTCGACGAGCATGAGGACATGATCGCGGTCATCGCTGCGCGCGATGTCGAGGCGGCTGACCGGCTGGCGAAGGTGCATGCCGAGCAGATCGTCGACCAGATCCAGAAGCTTTTCACGCGCGGCGGGCACCTGAACGTCGCCTTGTGA